The following proteins come from a genomic window of Desulfonatronum thioautotrophicum:
- a CDS encoding Crp/Fnr family transcriptional regulator produces the protein MEEKLWYIKSAAIFSALKPEEQQAIGAVAKMTPFHREEIIYLPDDLSNYVYLIKKGRVKLSRINDDGREVTLDILGRREIFGELAMAEEATRSHMATALEDGLMCIFTRADFQKIMARHSSVTLKVVKLIGLRMRKLESRLEDLAFRSVSERVNGTLLRLAEEFGSKESSGAVRVPITQSQLAYLVGASREKVAEELGKLRREGLLSTAYRSIILQNLTERGRETRV, from the coding sequence ATCTTCAGCGCCCTGAAGCCCGAGGAACAACAGGCCATCGGTGCCGTGGCGAAAATGACCCCGTTTCATCGCGAAGAAATCATCTATCTTCCAGACGACTTGAGCAATTATGTATACTTGATCAAGAAGGGGCGGGTCAAACTGTCCCGGATCAACGACGACGGACGGGAGGTAACGTTGGATATCCTCGGTCGCAGGGAGATTTTCGGAGAGTTGGCCATGGCCGAGGAAGCAACCCGAAGCCACATGGCTACAGCGTTGGAAGACGGTTTGATGTGCATTTTTACGCGCGCGGATTTTCAAAAAATCATGGCCAGGCATTCCAGCGTCACCCTGAAGGTGGTCAAACTGATTGGCTTGCGGATGCGCAAGCTGGAGTCCCGCCTCGAGGACTTGGCATTTCGATCTGTTTCCGAGCGGGTCAACGGAACACTATTGCGATTGGCCGAGGAATTCGGGAGCAAGGAATCCAGTGGTGCCGTTCGTGTGCCCATCACTCAGAGTCAGTTGGCTTACCTTGTCGGCGCTTCCAGGGAAAAAGTGGCTGAGGAGCTGGGCAAACTACGTCGCGAAGGGCTGTTGAGCACGGCCTATCGCTCCATTATCCTGCAAAATCTCACTGAAAGGGGACGCGAGACACGAGTTTGA
- a CDS encoding TRAP transporter small permease, translated as MRRLGGLISLLLLPLIAIIVYSSLRSYFFKDPPIWTFEMSLFLFGSFFMLGAAYCHMDKRHVAVDVITHYLPPKWRRIQGIFSEGVVLFVALVLIYISVPSAWRSTMMLERSTHQTPFNPQIWWFRWVIPISCAFISWQAFRDMLALILNKPRRSEEPRCPQ; from the coding sequence ATGCGACGTCTTGGCGGATTGATTTCCCTGCTTTTGCTGCCACTCATCGCGATCATCGTGTACAGTTCGCTTCGGTCGTATTTTTTCAAAGACCCGCCCATTTGGACCTTTGAAATGTCTCTCTTCCTGTTCGGCTCCTTCTTCATGCTCGGGGCAGCCTATTGCCATATGGACAAACGACATGTGGCCGTGGACGTCATAACCCACTACCTTCCTCCAAAATGGCGACGAATCCAGGGTATTTTTTCCGAAGGAGTCGTGCTTTTCGTGGCCCTGGTGCTCATTTACATCAGTGTTCCAAGTGCCTGGCGTTCAACCATGATGCTGGAGCGCTCCACCCACCAGACCCCATTCAACCCCCAGATCTGGTGGTTCAGATGGGTCATCCCCATCTCCTGCGCGTTCATCTCCTGGCAGGCTTTCAGGGACATGCTCGCCCTCATCCTGAACAAGCCAAGACGGTCCGAGGAACCCCGTTGCCCTCAGTGA
- a CDS encoding TRAP transporter large permease yields the protein MDRELYPLLMFISLVPLLILGVPISFSLAAIAIVFSYLLWGPGALNILASATWGAMNNFVIIAVPLFIFMAYILQKTNIVEDLYDTFYKWSGALRGGLAIATILVGAVLGAVSGVVAAGVIGLGLIGLPQMLKHGYNRRIALGSVLGGGTLGQLIPPSTNMVLYGAVTGVSIGGLFAGGISAGILLASLYIIYVVLRGFLDPSFAPALAPEERATWKEKAVSTKNVLFPILLIIIVLGSILNGVASPTEAAAFGAAGALLIGVLNRRLTWNIVYASCQQTLSVTAMVGWMMIGASAFGSVFAGLGGNTLVANLAMNMPGGANMVFLVAAVFVFFLGMFLEPGAVIFLAVPIIAPILANMGFDPLWVGLAFNVLLQSAYLSPPFGFSLFYLKGCTPVGTDIVEIYKASIPFLFLQAVCITLIFLFPGIVMWLPRYLFG from the coding sequence ATGGACCGTGAACTATATCCGCTTTTGATGTTCATCTCCCTTGTCCCCCTACTGATTTTAGGGGTTCCCATCTCCTTCTCCCTGGCGGCTATCGCCATAGTCTTCTCCTACCTCCTCTGGGGTCCCGGCGCCTTGAACATTCTGGCCTCGGCAACCTGGGGTGCCATGAACAACTTCGTCATCATCGCCGTCCCCCTATTCATTTTCATGGCCTACATCCTGCAAAAGACAAATATCGTGGAAGACCTCTACGACACATTCTACAAATGGTCCGGAGCACTGCGCGGTGGGCTGGCCATTGCCACGATCCTTGTGGGTGCCGTACTCGGCGCGGTTTCCGGAGTAGTGGCAGCAGGTGTCATTGGCCTGGGGCTGATCGGGCTTCCCCAGATGCTCAAGCACGGCTATAACCGCCGCATAGCCCTGGGCTCGGTTCTTGGAGGCGGGACTCTGGGACAACTCATACCGCCCAGCACGAACATGGTCCTTTACGGCGCTGTAACCGGGGTGTCCATCGGCGGGCTGTTTGCAGGAGGTATCTCCGCGGGTATACTCCTGGCCTCGCTCTACATCATCTACGTTGTTCTACGCGGTTTTCTGGACCCGTCCTTCGCCCCCGCCCTTGCACCGGAAGAGCGAGCGACCTGGAAAGAAAAGGCTGTCTCCACGAAAAACGTCCTTTTTCCGATACTCCTCATTATCATCGTACTGGGCTCCATTCTGAATGGCGTTGCAAGCCCCACGGAAGCCGCAGCTTTCGGGGCTGCCGGTGCTCTGCTCATCGGCGTGCTAAACAGGCGTCTAACTTGGAACATCGTCTACGCCAGCTGCCAGCAGACCCTGAGTGTTACGGCCATGGTCGGGTGGATGATGATTGGAGCTAGCGCATTCGGCTCGGTCTTCGCGGGCTTGGGCGGCAACACCCTGGTCGCCAATCTGGCCATGAACATGCCCGGCGGTGCAAACATGGTCTTCCTTGTGGCCGCTGTTTTTGTTTTCTTCCTGGGCATGTTTCTTGAGCCAGGCGCCGTAATTTTCCTGGCCGTACCGATCATCGCCCCTATACTCGCCAATATGGGCTTTGATCCACTTTGGGTTGGCCTTGCCTTCAACGTATTGTTGCAAAGCGCGTATCTTTCTCCTCCCTTTGGATTCAGCCTGTTTTATCTGAAGGGATGTACACCTGTCGGCACGGACATCGTCGAGATATACAAAGCGAGCATCCCTTTTCTGTTCCTGCAAGCGGTATGCATCACATTAATCTTTCTTTTCCCTGGAATCGTCATGTGGCTACCCAGGTACCTATTTGGCTAA
- a CDS encoding VOC family protein, with protein MAECIIDHIAVTASTLEEGVRFIQETLGVAPEPGGEHPQMGTHNMLLRLGEMCYLEVIAQDPHARAPERPRWFGLDELRADAAPQISAWIARTTDIHSAVDSSTEDLGSIETMHRGHLQWLITIAPNGRVPLDGVGPAIIEWPPDVHPAAKLHDHGLSLIELQLIHPDPARVTRLLKSLSISGPLTVRSPAPGTTPRLRAVVDTPHGTRVLSVAEK; from the coding sequence ATGGCAGAGTGCATCATCGACCATATTGCGGTAACCGCTTCCACCCTGGAGGAAGGAGTCAGGTTCATTCAGGAAACCCTGGGCGTTGCGCCAGAACCAGGCGGTGAACATCCGCAAATGGGAACGCATAACATGCTCCTGCGCCTCGGTGAGATGTGCTATCTCGAGGTCATCGCCCAAGACCCGCACGCCCGCGCGCCAGAACGCCCTCGCTGGTTTGGCCTGGATGAGCTTCGCGCAGATGCCGCACCGCAAATCTCAGCCTGGATAGCCCGCACAACTGACATTCACTCGGCAGTCGATTCCAGCACAGAGGATCTTGGCAGCATTGAAACCATGCATCGTGGACACCTGCAGTGGTTGATCACCATTGCGCCCAACGGACGTGTCCCCCTCGACGGGGTTGGGCCGGCGATCATAGAGTGGCCCCCGGACGTGCATCCCGCCGCGAAACTTCATGACCACGGTCTTTCCCTGATCGAACTGCAACTGATCCACCCCGACCCCGCCCGGGTCACCCGGCTGCTGAAGTCTCTGAGCATATCGGGGCCACTCACAGTCAGGTCTCCTGCACCCGGAACCACTCCACGGCTGCGTGCTGTTGTGGATACGCCTCACGGCACCCGTGTTCTCTCCGTTGCTGAAAAATGA
- a CDS encoding DEAD/DEAH box helicase — protein MPEIRLTPSGRLHLYAPETDASSSALPSALSEAFARDWREGLFLLAARGEIGPSPSQRFWARVAADYLTRLCHAPDATARFDPDEPRRGIRQQAQPPRLQPPSQAQFQAWADAAPPMVGGEYLSPDLLAQVWDDLAAWAEETMAGDKGPTEFLRKRAPRWNQVGRVTFHLAENKTDEERPFAFMASFSTGMDASGQVRHLPMRKALERYAGAGDNPALLKLLTPVYEAGKRLDWVRELMESGDVYRPMAWNVPRAYEMLRSAPVLEESGLTVRLPNWWQKRPKPQVSVVIGDQRKTVLGAEAMLDFRVRMALGDTPLTEDELQQLLAATDKLVLFKGQWVEVDRERLQEALEHWKRLELEAQNGEISFIAGMRLLAGASADLRDGDQEETAREWTHVQAGSALREILDRLRDPVRLRLDEADIGLRAELRPYQKDGVAWLRFLTGLGLGACLADDMGLGKTLQVLGLLNRIKAEASRPEGRAGTSLLIIPASLLGNWRAEARRFAPNLRLLFLHPSETPRKDLDALARNHQRILSGIDLAVTTYSMVGRMSWLTEQPWRLVILDEAQAVKNSSTSQSKAAKKLPALARVALTGTPVENRLGELWNLFDFLNPGLLGSAKQFKEFVKTLEARETDPFGPLRRLAGPYILRRLKTDRKIIADLPDKTETVRYCLLTKSQVKLYQQVVEHMAKALNEVEAMARRGLVLQTLMRLKQICNHPAQFTGDGDFTPEASGKFARLAEICEELGERQERVLVFTQFREIIPSLEEHLERVFGRPGLVLHGGVHVKKRKTLVDQFQHEDGPPFFILSLKAGGTGLNLTAASHVIHFDRWWNPAVENQATDRAFRIGQKRNVLVHKFVTRGTIEERIDAMITEKQQLVEQLLSDDAEIRLTELPDDELLKLVSLDVNSAAGG, from the coding sequence ATGCCAGAAATCCGTCTGACCCCCTCCGGGAGGCTGCATCTGTATGCTCCGGAAACCGACGCCTCGTCCTCGGCTCTCCCCTCAGCTCTTTCCGAGGCCTTTGCCCGTGACTGGCGCGAGGGGCTGTTTCTGCTTGCGGCCCGAGGCGAGATCGGCCCATCCCCGTCCCAGCGCTTTTGGGCCAGGGTGGCGGCGGACTACCTGACGAGGCTCTGTCATGCTCCGGATGCCACGGCGCGGTTCGATCCGGATGAACCGCGCCGCGGCATCCGGCAACAGGCGCAACCACCGCGGCTTCAGCCTCCGTCACAGGCTCAATTCCAGGCCTGGGCCGATGCGGCTCCGCCCATGGTCGGCGGAGAGTACCTCTCCCCGGACCTGCTGGCCCAGGTCTGGGATGATCTGGCGGCCTGGGCCGAGGAGACCATGGCCGGGGACAAGGGCCCGACGGAATTCCTGCGCAAGCGAGCCCCGCGCTGGAACCAGGTCGGCCGGGTCACCTTTCATCTGGCCGAGAACAAGACCGACGAAGAGCGGCCTTTTGCCTTCATGGCCAGCTTCAGCACCGGCATGGACGCCTCGGGCCAGGTTCGCCACCTGCCCATGCGCAAGGCATTGGAACGCTATGCCGGCGCCGGGGACAACCCGGCCCTGCTCAAGCTGTTGACTCCGGTGTACGAGGCCGGCAAGCGCCTGGACTGGGTCAGGGAACTGATGGAGAGCGGCGACGTTTACCGGCCCATGGCCTGGAACGTCCCCCGGGCCTACGAGATGCTGCGCTCCGCCCCGGTGCTGGAGGAAAGCGGCCTGACCGTGCGCCTGCCCAACTGGTGGCAAAAGCGCCCCAAACCGCAGGTGAGCGTGGTCATCGGCGACCAGCGCAAGACCGTCCTGGGCGCGGAGGCTATGCTGGATTTCCGGGTCCGGATGGCCCTGGGCGACACGCCCCTGACCGAGGATGAGCTGCAACAGCTCCTGGCCGCCACGGACAAGCTGGTCCTGTTCAAGGGCCAGTGGGTGGAGGTTGACCGGGAACGGCTCCAGGAAGCCCTGGAGCACTGGAAGCGCCTGGAGCTGGAAGCCCAAAACGGAGAGATTTCCTTCATCGCCGGGATGCGTCTGCTGGCTGGGGCTTCGGCGGACCTGCGCGACGGCGACCAGGAGGAGACAGCTCGGGAATGGACCCATGTTCAGGCCGGATCGGCTCTGCGGGAGATTTTGGACAGGCTGCGCGACCCGGTTAGGCTCCGGCTGGACGAGGCGGACATCGGCCTGCGTGCCGAGCTGCGCCCATACCAGAAGGACGGTGTGGCCTGGCTGCGTTTCCTGACTGGCCTGGGTCTGGGGGCCTGTCTGGCCGACGACATGGGCCTGGGCAAGACCCTCCAGGTGCTCGGCCTGCTCAACCGGATCAAGGCCGAGGCATCGCGGCCCGAAGGCCGGGCCGGGACGTCCCTGCTGATCATCCCGGCATCGCTGCTGGGCAACTGGCGGGCCGAGGCCCGGCGCTTCGCCCCCAACCTGCGCCTGCTCTTCCTGCACCCCTCGGAAACCCCGCGCAAGGATCTGGACGCCCTGGCCCGGAATCACCAGCGAATCCTTTCGGGCATCGACCTGGCCGTGACCACCTATTCCATGGTCGGACGGATGTCCTGGCTGACGGAGCAACCCTGGCGGCTGGTAATCCTGGACGAGGCCCAGGCCGTGAAAAATTCCTCCACCTCCCAGAGCAAGGCGGCCAAAAAGCTCCCGGCCCTGGCTCGCGTGGCCCTGACCGGCACACCCGTGGAAAACCGGCTGGGCGAGCTGTGGAACCTGTTCGACTTTCTCAATCCCGGCCTGCTGGGCAGCGCCAAACAGTTCAAGGAGTTCGTCAAAACCCTGGAAGCTCGGGAAACCGACCCCTTCGGCCCCCTGCGCCGCTTGGCCGGGCCGTACATCCTGCGGCGGCTGAAAACCGACCGCAAGATCATCGCCGACCTGCCGGACAAGACCGAAACCGTGCGCTACTGTCTGCTGACCAAGTCCCAGGTCAAGCTCTACCAGCAGGTGGTGGAGCACATGGCCAAGGCTCTGAACGAGGTGGAAGCCATGGCCCGCCGGGGGCTGGTCCTGCAAACCCTGATGCGCCTGAAACAGATCTGCAACCATCCGGCCCAGTTCACTGGAGACGGGGACTTCACCCCCGAAGCCAGCGGCAAGTTCGCCCGGCTGGCGGAAATCTGCGAGGAACTCGGCGAGCGCCAGGAGCGGGTGCTGGTCTTCACCCAGTTCAGGGAGATCATCCCCTCCCTGGAGGAACACCTGGAACGGGTCTTCGGTCGTCCGGGCCTGGTCCTGCACGGCGGCGTGCACGTCAAGAAGCGCAAAACCCTGGTGGACCAGTTCCAGCACGAAGACGGCCCGCCGTTTTTCATCCTCTCCCTCAAGGCCGGCGGCACCGGTCTGAACCTGACCGCGGCCTCCCACGTGATCCACTTCGACCGCTGGTGGAACCCGGCAGTGGAGAACCAGGCCACGGACCGGGCCTTCCGCATCGGCCAGAAACGCAACGTCCTGGTCCACAAATTCGTCACCCGGGGAACCATCGAGGAGCGCATCGACGCCATGATCACCGAAAAGCAGCAGCTGGTCGAACAACTCCTGTCCGACGACGCCGAAATCCGGCTTACGGAACTGCCGGACGACGAACTGCTCAAGCTGGTCAGCCTGGACGTGAACAGCGCGGCGGGAGGATGA
- a CDS encoding helix-turn-helix domain-containing protein: MPRWGWRPYVPVAKRQAKAKKEVEKLRRKGTCVQPVIIEGRTIARSFWGKGWCDHLESFSDYENRLPRGRTYVRNGSVCHLDVALGRIEAMVSGSEMYKVSIAVTKLDKDKWEQIKKKCAGQVGSIIELLQGKLSSQVMGVVTEKHQGLFPQPGEIKLKCSCPDWATMCKHVAAVLYGVGSRLDDDPNLLFLLRGVDPRELIAQGMVLPDEAGAKADTLREDSLADIFGIELDEECEPVLETKPLSATSVAKGQRKKQAAATKKPNAQSSVARSAKPVISPAAIPKTALKTPPKAAQPGAKPSAPAKVATKAKPFTPTGSSISQLRKKNGLTVQDFAAKLNVTPASIYRWESSRGRLNLQDRCLMALRSLDEETASKI, encoded by the coding sequence ATGCCCAGGTGGGGATGGAGGCCGTATGTCCCGGTAGCCAAGCGCCAAGCCAAGGCCAAGAAGGAAGTTGAAAAGCTGCGCAGGAAAGGAACCTGCGTCCAGCCCGTGATCATCGAGGGCCGGACCATCGCCCGCAGCTTCTGGGGCAAGGGCTGGTGCGACCACCTGGAGTCCTTTTCCGACTACGAAAACCGGCTGCCCCGCGGACGAACCTATGTCCGCAACGGCTCGGTCTGCCACCTGGATGTCGCTTTAGGCCGGATCGAGGCCATGGTCAGCGGCTCGGAGATGTACAAGGTGTCCATCGCCGTCACCAAGCTGGACAAGGACAAGTGGGAACAGATCAAGAAGAAGTGCGCCGGCCAGGTCGGGTCGATCATTGAGCTGCTACAGGGCAAGCTCTCTTCCCAGGTCATGGGCGTGGTCACCGAAAAACATCAGGGGTTGTTTCCACAGCCCGGAGAAATCAAGCTCAAATGCTCCTGCCCGGACTGGGCTACCATGTGCAAGCACGTCGCCGCGGTGCTCTACGGCGTGGGCAGCCGCCTGGACGACGATCCGAACCTGCTCTTCCTGCTGCGCGGAGTCGATCCGCGAGAGCTGATCGCCCAGGGCATGGTCCTGCCCGATGAGGCCGGGGCCAAAGCCGACACCCTGCGCGAAGACTCCCTGGCGGATATTTTCGGCATTGAACTGGATGAAGAATGCGAGCCCGTCCTCGAGACCAAACCACTCTCCGCGACAAGCGTAGCCAAAGGGCAACGAAAAAAACAGGCAGCCGCGACAAAGAAACCCAACGCCCAGTCATCCGTAGCCCGGTCGGCAAAGCCCGTCATAAGTCCGGCAGCTATTCCCAAAACCGCCCTGAAAACACCTCCAAAAGCCGCCCAGCCGGGCGCAAAACCGTCAGCCCCAGCCAAAGTCGCAACCAAGGCCAAGCCCTTCACTCCCACCGGCTCGAGCATCTCCCAGCTACGGAAAAAAAACGGCCTGACGGTCCAGGACTTCGCCGCAAAGCTGAACGTGACACCGGCCAGCATCTACCGCTGGGAAAGCAGCCGGGGACGCCTCAACCTGCAAGACCGTTGTCTGATGGCCTTGCGGAGCCTGGATGAAGAGACGGCTTCAAAGATCTGA
- a CDS encoding class I SAM-dependent methyltransferase produces the protein MPFDFSPYQFTLLQDEKFIWNMDPPHIQVLYELAMLPGLETVVEIGSFRGASTSAFIQAQKNGAAFHLHVVEIKIRQQLRQVLAAMPSSRWTVYTEPIQNITVPTPDLMLIDGDHGTPAVVDTLAALCLGTRIIVMHDSQTHLAVTEKNHWGAHLAAKLLKQHPDRDWWEDSRPRPGMLTERGLLVSWPRSMQGVRECLLVSSAEDISSNASEVLAL, from the coding sequence TTGCCTTTTGATTTCAGTCCATACCAGTTCACTCTGCTACAGGATGAGAAGTTCATCTGGAACATGGATCCACCGCATATCCAGGTGCTCTATGAACTGGCCATGCTTCCCGGCCTGGAAACAGTCGTGGAGATCGGCAGCTTCCGTGGGGCCAGTACGTCTGCCTTTATCCAGGCCCAGAAAAATGGGGCCGCGTTTCATCTGCATGTTGTGGAGATCAAGATTCGCCAGCAACTTCGGCAGGTCCTGGCTGCCATGCCCAGCTCGCGGTGGACCGTGTACACCGAGCCGATCCAAAATATCACTGTCCCGACTCCAGACCTGATGCTCATCGACGGGGACCACGGTACTCCGGCCGTGGTGGATACCCTGGCCGCGCTTTGCCTGGGCACCCGGATCATCGTCATGCACGACAGCCAGACCCATCTCGCGGTCACGGAAAAAAACCATTGGGGCGCGCACCTGGCCGCGAAATTGCTCAAGCAACACCCGGATCGGGACTGGTGGGAGGACAGCCGACCTCGCCCCGGGATGCTCACCGAACGGGGGCTGCTCGTTTCCTGGCCCCGGTCCATGCAGGGTGTTCGTGAGTGCCTGCTGGTGTCCTCAGCCGAAGATATTTCTTCCAATGCGTCAGAAGTGCTCGCTTTGTGA
- a CDS encoding flavodoxin family protein, protein MNAMNLVLKKNCAHRSLRSEVLGVGGSPRKNGNSDVLLSRVLAGVEQENVESSLIHLRDVQFQGCIGCEKCRKDKICTGLHDGMSLMYPQIMSSRGLVLVSPTHNYNITSWMKAFIDRLYCFYDFQDTIPRAWSTRLENQGRKAVIVAICEQESKRDMGFTLEAMHMPLEALGYQVVGELAVFRVFARGRVAEDREALDRAFTLGRDLAGALLVGHSVATWTAPSTL, encoded by the coding sequence ATGAATGCAATGAACCTCGTGTTGAAGAAAAACTGTGCGCATCGCTCGTTGCGCAGTGAAGTGTTGGGCGTCGGGGGCAGTCCCAGAAAAAATGGCAACTCTGATGTTCTTCTGAGCCGGGTGCTTGCCGGCGTGGAACAGGAGAACGTTGAGAGCAGCCTGATTCACTTGCGAGATGTTCAGTTTCAGGGGTGCATCGGCTGTGAGAAATGCCGCAAGGACAAGATCTGCACGGGGCTCCATGACGGCATGTCCCTGATGTATCCGCAAATCATGTCCTCCAGAGGCTTGGTCCTTGTTTCACCGACCCACAATTACAATATCACATCCTGGATGAAGGCGTTTATTGATCGACTCTACTGTTTTTACGATTTCCAGGATACGATACCCAGGGCCTGGTCAACGCGCTTGGAAAATCAAGGTCGGAAGGCCGTCATCGTCGCGATCTGCGAGCAGGAATCCAAAAGAGATATGGGCTTCACCCTGGAGGCCATGCACATGCCGCTGGAGGCACTTGGGTACCAGGTGGTCGGAGAGCTGGCCGTATTCAGGGTCTTTGCCAGGGGAAGGGTTGCCGAGGACCGGGAAGCTTTGGATAGAGCGTTCACCCTGGGAAGAGATTTGGCAGGAGCCCTGCTGGTCGGCCATTCAGTAGCCACATGGACTGCCCCATCAACCCTGTGA
- the dctP gene encoding TRAP transporter substrate-binding protein DctP encodes MKKYFTIFMTIVFLAILSHAAFAQQVRWRLVTHAMPGTEQQRIAEVFSETVKTLSGGQFTIETYPAGVLFPVFETFDNLANGVVNAAMVYSAYWTGKDPLFNFTTQPGSPLSTYAEGAYLVEKLEPWFEKLYAKHRITYLGHAMVSPIYEQLMSVVPIDSIDKLQGLRIRASGIGGQYYRALGATSVSLSAPEIYTALQTRSIEAAEWTFWDENMRMGFHEVVSYVKDPAFQNGTCEYFPLVVNPASWNALSPEYKEIVLAARDRIRYLSAMVYNHEIIAREKWKDLPNITVVRWTPEEEAQARSVGHKLVYEEAQKSAEGKEFLEIYRTALWDLGYRDEAKELGYEE; translated from the coding sequence ATGAAAAAGTATTTTACGATTTTCATGACAATCGTTTTTCTGGCAATCCTGTCCCATGCCGCCTTTGCGCAACAGGTGCGATGGAGGCTCGTTACCCATGCCATGCCTGGAACGGAACAGCAGCGCATTGCAGAGGTCTTCAGCGAGACGGTGAAGACCCTGTCAGGGGGACAATTCACCATTGAGACATATCCGGCTGGTGTCTTGTTCCCTGTCTTTGAAACCTTCGACAACCTGGCCAACGGTGTCGTGAACGCTGCTATGGTTTACAGCGCCTACTGGACCGGCAAGGATCCACTCTTCAATTTCACGACCCAACCGGGATCGCCCCTCAGCACTTATGCCGAGGGGGCCTACCTTGTTGAAAAACTCGAGCCATGGTTTGAAAAGCTCTATGCCAAGCACCGGATCACCTATCTCGGACACGCCATGGTCAGCCCGATCTACGAACAGCTGATGTCCGTGGTGCCCATCGACTCCATCGACAAACTGCAAGGGCTACGTATCCGGGCTTCGGGCATTGGCGGTCAATACTACAGGGCCCTTGGCGCCACCTCGGTTTCGCTGTCGGCACCAGAGATCTACACAGCACTGCAGACCCGGAGCATCGAAGCCGCGGAATGGACCTTCTGGGACGAGAACATGCGCATGGGATTCCACGAAGTCGTCTCCTACGTAAAGGATCCCGCGTTCCAGAACGGAACCTGCGAGTACTTTCCCTTGGTCGTGAACCCGGCCAGTTGGAACGCCCTCTCTCCGGAGTACAAGGAAATCGTCCTGGCCGCCCGGGACCGCATCCGCTATCTCTCGGCCATGGTCTATAACCATGAAATCATCGCACGCGAAAAGTGGAAAGATCTGCCGAACATCACCGTGGTTCGTTGGACTCCTGAAGAGGAGGCTCAGGCCCGTAGCGTGGGGCACAAACTGGTGTACGAAGAGGCCCAGAAGAGCGCCGAAGGAAAAGAATTTCTGGAAATCTATCGAACGGCTCTCTGGGATCTGGGATACAGAGATGAAGCCAAGGAGTTGGGTTACGAGGAGTAG
- a CDS encoding DsrE family protein produces MKKLMTLMTAMVLFAVVGNPAGAAGHGGEEGQAKKLFVTLVDVDSQVRGMTLVLANEVAAQGADVRVLLCGDGAQLALKDYTPPKLRPRDVSPKQLLENLMQNGATVEVCAIFLPNTGHSEEQLMEGISVASPADIAEYMMRPDVKLFTH; encoded by the coding sequence ATGAAAAAGCTTATGACCCTCATGACGGCAATGGTGCTTTTTGCTGTCGTCGGAAACCCGGCTGGAGCTGCCGGACATGGCGGGGAAGAGGGTCAAGCAAAGAAGCTGTTTGTCACCCTGGTGGATGTGGACTCCCAGGTCCGCGGCATGACGCTTGTACTGGCTAACGAGGTTGCCGCCCAGGGGGCGGATGTCCGGGTGCTGCTGTGTGGGGATGGTGCCCAGCTTGCCCTGAAAGATTATACTCCACCGAAACTGCGCCCTCGGGACGTGTCGCCCAAGCAACTTTTGGAAAATCTGATGCAAAATGGTGCAACCGTGGAGGTCTGCGCAATTTTCCTGCCCAACACGGGACATTCCGAAGAGCAGCTGATGGAAGGAATCAGTGTGGCAAGTCCTGCCGACATCGCAGAGTACATGATGCGGCCGGACGTCAAACTTTTTACCCATTGA
- a CDS encoding methyltransferase domain-containing protein: MQLEQEHEKIRSTIQAKYAVISQSAVGKFAYATGPEGAKALGYDDTVLAEIPDELMQSFCGVGNPFQAGPINAGESLLDVGCGVGVDLIVASRYVGEQGRVCGIDMTPEMCAVAKQNISALGLDNIEIQEGNVESIPYPDNSFDMVLSNGVLNLSSRKVRAFSEIFRVLVPGGRLQFADIVFEGETARKTPCTLASWSDUIGGAIPVRDLLDMLRQGGVKDAAYLGRTVAATSPKTHGATFRARKPI, encoded by the coding sequence ATGCAGTTGGAACAGGAACACGAAAAAATCCGCAGTACCATTCAAGCGAAATATGCGGTCATCTCGCAAAGCGCGGTGGGCAAATTTGCCTATGCCACAGGGCCTGAAGGGGCAAAAGCCCTGGGTTATGACGATACGGTTCTCGCTGAAATACCCGATGAACTGATGCAATCGTTTTGCGGAGTTGGCAATCCATTTCAGGCCGGGCCAATAAACGCTGGGGAATCGCTTTTGGATGTAGGTTGCGGGGTGGGCGTGGATTTGATCGTGGCCAGTCGATACGTCGGCGAGCAAGGCCGGGTATGCGGCATCGACATGACGCCGGAAATGTGCGCTGTTGCAAAGCAAAACATTTCAGCCTTGGGGCTTGATAATATCGAGATCCAGGAAGGCAATGTGGAGTCCATTCCATATCCGGACAACAGCTTCGACATGGTCCTTTCCAATGGCGTGCTCAATCTTTCCTCTCGGAAAGTCCGCGCGTTCTCGGAGATATTTCGGGTGCTTGTGCCTGGAGGTCGCCTGCAATTCGCGGATATTGTTTTTGAAGGCGAAACGGCCCGAAAGACGCCGTGCACACTTGCGTCCTGGTCCGACTGAATTGGCGGGGCGATCCCCGTGCGGGATCTTCTGGATATGCTTCGACAGGGTGGGGTTAAGGACGCTGCCTATCTCGGCCGAACCGTGGCGGCCACTTCCCCCAAAACCCACGGTGCGACGTTTCGGGCCAGGAAACCAATTTAG